A part of Perognathus longimembris pacificus isolate PPM17 chromosome 16, ASM2315922v1, whole genome shotgun sequence genomic DNA contains:
- the Sparcl1 gene encoding SPARC-like protein 1, whose product MRTVLVFLFVLGTTAAIPTNARFLSDYSTPTAEVLVTPDSTAIPTDRSEAAENEKATEASTESTPNHTAETPSIQRSEEENPAPTADQDKTSSHELGLKDQEDGDGDVSVENAPTEGTLDSKEALSETPKSHFPEVTDPPEAAFSSYVESQQENTANREGSKEQPVHEAYELNKNSSHSEDLMDEGSQEHDPHLPNGDGEDGEKEPEEDGVLNDEQENEKEVAEEHSNSKQEEDSDQSEDILEDSNPPTQASAMQDESEHSQQGQGENSNAETEEDHASNSNKQSEEGKADLEVTDNQEDVDRTTVPTELTGDGDVVSKSHEAEGDGDIDDAKHGEGDDYLMPSEDSLEAAKTQPISSNLKHEQGRSHEDENVDTSEAGVYQEAKKAESSSHNDETSSEDNARLHGADSCVNFQCKRGHICKAEPQGIAHCVCQDPATCPPAKLLDQVCGTDNQTYTSSCHLFATKCRLEGTKKGHQLQMDYFGACKSIPVCTDFEVAQFPLRMRDWLKNILVQLYEPNPKHAGHLNEKQRSKVKKIYLDEKRLLAGDHPIELLLRDFKKNYHMYVYPVHWQFNELDQHPKDRVLTHSELAPLRASLVPLEHCITRFFEECDPNKDKHITLQEWGHCFGIKEEDIDENLLF is encoded by the exons ATGAGGACGGTGCTGGTTTTCCTCTTTGTCTTGGGAACTACAGCTGCAATCCCG acaAATGCAAGATTTTTATCTGACTATTCCACACCAACTGCTGAAGTATTGGTGACTCCTGACAGCACTGCTATCCCCACTgacagaagtgaagctgcagAAAATGAAAAAGCTACTGAGGCATCCACAGAAAGTACTCCCAACCATACG gCTGAAACCCCTTCAATACAAAGATCAGAAGAGGAAAACCCTGCTCCAACTGCAGATCAGGACAAGACTTCTAGCCACGAGCTGGGACTGAAGGACCAGGAGGATGGCGATGGTGACGTAAGTGTGGAAAATGCCCCAACTGAAGGGACCTTAGACTCTAAAGAAGCTTTGAGTGAGACTCCAAAGAGTCACTTCCCAGAGGTCACGGATCCCCCAGAGGCTGCTTTTAGTTCCTATGTGGAATCTCAGCAAGAAAACACTGCAAACAGAGAGGGAAGCAAAGAACAACCTGTACACGAGGCATATGAATTGAACAAGAACAGTTCACATAGCGAAGACCTAATGGATGAAGGAAGCCAAGAGCATGACCCACATCTTCCCAATGGTGATGGAGAAGACGGAGAAAAAGAGCCCGAGGAAGATGGTGTCCTCAATGATGAgcaggaaaatgaaaaagaagttgCTGAGGAACATTCTAACAGCAAGCAGGAAGAAGACAGTGACCAATCTGAGGATATTCTGGAAGATTCCAATCCACCAACACAAGCAAGTGCGATGCAAGATGAATCTGAGCACAGTCAGCAAGGTCAAGGAGAGAACTCTAATGCTGAGACGGAAGAGGACCATGCATCCAACAGCAATAagcaaagcgaagaaggaaaagCTGACCTTGAAGTTACTGACAACCAGGAGGACGTGGATAGAACAACGGTTCCTACAGAATTGACTGGAGATGGTGACGTTGTGTCCAAAAGTCATGAAGCTGAAGGTGATGGAGATATTGATGACGCTAAGCATGGTGAAGGTGATGACTACTTGATGCCGAGTGAAGACAGTTTGGAGGCTGCAAAGACTCAACCCATTTCTTCTAACCTAAAGCATGAACAGGGAAGATCTCATGAGGATGAGAATGTGGATACCAGCGAGGCTGGAGTCTACCAAGAG GCTAAGAAAGCTGAGAGCTCATCACACAACGATGAAACATCAAGTGAAGACAACGCAAGGCTGCACGGTGCTG ATTCCTGCGTAAACTTCCAATGTAAAAGAGGGCATATTTGCAAGGCAGAGCCACAGGGAATAGCACACTGTGTATGCCAAGATCCCGCAACTTGTCCTCCAGCAAAACTCCTTGACCAA GTTTGTGGCACTGACAACCAGACCTATACAAGTTCCTGTCATCTGTTTGCTACTAAATGCAGACTTGAGGGGACCAAAAAGGGACACCAACTACAGATGGATTATTTTGGAGCCTGCAAAT CTATTCCTGTTTGTACGGACTTTGAAGTGGCTCAGTTTCCCCTACGGATGAGAGACTGGCTCAAGAATATTCTCGTGCAGCTTTACGAACCAAATCCTAAACATGCAGGACATCTAAATGAAAAACAGAGAAGTAAA GTCAAGAAAATTTATCTGGATGAAAAGAGACTCTTGGCTGGGGACCATCCCATTGAACTTCTCCTAAGGGACTTCAAGAAGAACTATCACATGTATGTGTATCCTGTGCACTGGCAGTTTAATGAGCTTGACCAGCATCCCAAGGACAG GGTCCTGACGCACTCGGAGCTGGCTCCCCTGCGAGCGTCGCTGGTGCCCCTGGAGCACTGCATAACCCGTTTCTTCGAGGAGTGCGACCCCAACAAGGACAAGCACATCACCTTGCAGGAATGGGGCCACTGCTTTGGAATTAAAGAAG aagACATAgatgaaaacctcttgttttga